The Brassica rapa cultivar Chiifu-401-42 chromosome A10, CAAS_Brap_v3.01, whole genome shotgun sequence genome segment ATCCCTGTTGTCACAAGTTAAAAGAGCTGATATCAATTACTTGTTCAATGAAAGAACATCATATCCTCATACAGCTTAAGATATCATGGCAGACCTGTAGGCAGTGCTCAATGTCAACTATTATCTCTATTACTTGGAAACCCTGCACCATCCTCAAAGAACGTTAGAATATCCAATCTTACAGCTACTAGATTTATGCATACTGTGgcttaaaaaaacaaatgtaaTACCTTAGTCAAACCATTGCATCTTTCACATGTCCAAGTGAAGAGTTCTGTCAAATCAGACATATAGACCTGCATACATAAACAAACTTGATTCACCCATCTGGTGCACTTTATCAGCATAAACTCTCTTCTATAGTAGTGCTAATAACGATAAATGAAGTCGCAAGTGTTACACATTCCTTTTTCATCTAGCAGAATATTAGAGATAAATGGCATTCAAAGAAAAACAGTTGTTAAAGGCCTTTTTGATTAGTGTTAGTAATTGCGCTATCAACTCACCGCAGAAGTATACTCAACAAGAGTTAAGGCAAGTGTATGGTTGTAAACAGGTGAATCATCATCAGTCTTCCACTTGAGAACTGCAACTAAAAGAGACAAGGTTACACCACAAAGTCACAATTTTTGCAGTCTTAAATAAAAATGTCCCCTTTAATGAACAACCCCTTCACTAGCTTATTATCTTAGTTAGGAAAGACACAAAAGAGAGAACTGAAAAATGAAGTAGCCTCTAAAGGAAACATACAAATACAAATAATCATTATTACCTCGTCCACGcgaaaagaaaagaagacaaGCAAATATTGCCAGCAAGAACACCCATCTCTTATGCTCCATGTCCTGCAACAATACAACAAGACACAACCCGCATCAATCTATGGTTCATCAACGGCGAAATTGAGCTAATCAAAGGAGGATTTTGAAGCTAAATTAAAGCTTATGAAACGAGCTAATCGAGGATTATTATTAGAGCAAAAAGGCCCCAAGAGAACTCACCAACCAGACAAAAACTGAGGTTCAAAGCAAAGCGAAAGAAGCACGAATGGATATAAATACGGACACTAGTGATCGGGGATTAAATCCTCTCCTCCTCGGCTGAGAAATAATTGCGATTGCGATTCGAAACGCCTCTGAAAATACGAATATTCGTTTGTTTTTTCCTTATTTTAAATCTGATTTCCAGTTTCGTCCTTTATACGCAAAGAGGAAAGAGGCGACGCGTGTTAGATATCATCAAGAGTCAAGGGTATTTTCGGAACTACAGGGTCGAtgatgattttcttttttttttcggttttgattGCGTCTTTATTTGGCAGTTAGGAGTTAGGACTGAGATCTACTAAAACACTCTTTCTCATCTAGCGGGTTTGCTATTTCTTGCATTTTGTCCATAAATTTGTAAGTGATAACATCAAAACTATACAGTTTACCAGCCAAATGTCAATATCCATATATACATTATTACATATTTGGATCCAATAACAATGTGAACATATGGATTTAAACCTACGacttaattaaaaattacaacTATACATTGTTACATGCTATTCATCCTACGACTTAATTTACAAAAGTCTTTTGTTATTATCCACACTTTCTTTCTAGACCCCACAAAGAATCAACGACCCATTCTTCTTTCTCCACATATGAGTCTCCCAAAACCTTCCCTTTCAAACTTTGCTTGACAAAGACTCTATCCCACCGACGCCTCTAGACTTTAAAGACTACCATTTTCGAGTAGAGCTTCTGTTTCGCTAACAGTCGTGGAAGGAAGTGTCCGTGACATTACTAGGTTACCCTTTGAATCTTTCCTGCTGAATCTATCCATCTCATGGCTCATCACTATTGTGCATTGTCTCCACGTCTCACACCTTAGATCTATCCCAAAGTACTTTAAATGGTCAGAGATGCTATTCCCCACCACCGATCTGAAACGACAAGGATTAACAATTATTATACTGAGATCATCCGCATTAAAAATGTCTGGTGACTCAGCTAGAACATGAAACATAAGCCATCTTGTAACGTTTCCTGACCAACAACAGTCATCGATCCGGTTGGTTGTGGTAGTTAATAACAATCCTAAGTTTCTACTTGCGGAATGGACCTATAGCAGCAAACTGTTTAGAGGGATTGCTCGTTACCTGCTGCATGTAGGATCCTCACCAGTGTTGTCACAAACTTTCTCCACACTAGCAAGAACTAGACTCGAAAAACCGAGATCTCTCACCCACACCTGCAAACCGAAACACACCATCGGTTCTTCCAGACAGTCAATAAACCAGACTGAGAAATTATATTCTGAGACATTTAAAAAACGCTTGCCTAGTCTAGATTTTTTGCATAAAGTAGATTAATACTAAAAATGTTATTCTGATGAACACCTAGTGGACTGAGAAAACGACGTTACCTCTGTTGGGAAGTGGTGGTATGTTTTCTGAGGGAAAATATGATAGTAAGGAGGCAGGTGAAGAACCATATCATGCTCATGCGTGATCCTGAAGGTGTTAGGCACAAGCAAACTGTAATATGATGCAAAAGCCGCATTCCCAACACGAGGTTGCCCAAATGTCATCACCTGTACgttttcttctccttcatttACCTGTGATTGACAAGACATTCCAAATCAAAGTCAAGGAACAATTTCAAAGGCCATAACTATAAGATATAAAAATGTGGTTAGAGTTAAGTATCATTACAACTAGGTCTAGTCCACAAAAGGCAGCCATGGCTCCTCCCATTGAATGACCGGTCACAATGATGTTGATGTTCGCACCATAGGATATCTTCGCTCGTTGTACTGCACCCAAAACTGCAGGGCGTAGAGTTGTATTGTGATAAGCACTATAGAAGCCATGGTGCACCTGCCAATGCAGACAAGTATTAGAAATTCCAACTTACTACATGACATCTAGATGACAAAACTTGACATTAAAGCGTACCATTGCATCTGGCATGTCAGGGTAATTGAGATCGAGCTGTTTCCAGAACAAATCCGAGACCCAGTTTTGTATGCTGCACAAATGTTTGAGCTGATTAAGCAATCAAGCAAATTTAGGCATGTACCTTAACGATTACAGTGACAAGAATAATACCTGTGTTCTTGAGTTCCCCGGAATGCAATAATGATAGCATTCAAATCCTTTGCCACACCAACATATGCCTGTTGTTACAGGTAACCCCTTACTGATATTAACAACTGTTCAACTAAAGACATTGTGTCCAGATGTAGCTTATGATATCACGACAGACCTGTAGGCAATGCTCAACGTCAAATATTATCTCTATTACTTCGAAACCCTGCACCATCCAAAACCACGTCAGAATTCCCAACTGGAGCTAGCTATTGTGGCTTCAGCCAGTGATCTGCCTCAACAAATGTTATACCTTAGTCAAACCATTGCATCTTTCACACGTCCAATTAAATAATTCTGTCAAATCAGACACATAGACCTGCATACACAAACAAACTTGTATCATCCAAACTGGTGGACTTTATCAGCTTACGCTCTCTTCTCTAGTAGTACTATtaacagagttttttttttctattaacaACTATAAATGAAAACACGAGGAATAACATTTGTTAGAGATAAATGAAACGGCTGTTACATCTCTTTTTTCTCAGACTCCATCTTTTTCTCAGAGAATATTAGAGATAAATGAAATGCAATCGGCAGGGGAATAACGTAAAACGGTTGTTACAGCTCTTTTTTGTTATTACTTAAGTATCTGCAATATTAGCTTACCGCAGAAGCATACTCCACAAGTGTCAGTGTAAGCGTATGGttgtacacatgtcgatcatcATCGCTCTTCAACTTGAGAACTACAATTAGAAGAAATAAGTCACCATCAACTCACTTGTTTCAGATTTAACTCATTTATATAACCTCACAGCTCATATAACAAGTACAAAAGATTGTCGCATCACAAGGCTTTGAaatcaataatttttattattcatggTCCCTTATGAATCTGATGCTAAATGGGTTATATATTGATTTGTTCctctagaaacaaaaaaaacatgacaGAACATGTAATTAGACCTTAATGAATCATCCGAAACAACTATCAATACATCTCTAAGTTTCAAAACTTATTATCTTAACTAGACTCAATGGGATAAATTGTGAACTCAAGTTCCAGAAAGGAAACCGACAGACATATCATTATAGAAGTTTCATTACCACCTCTTCCACTTGTAAATGacagaagaacagaaaaaattGCCAGCAAGAACATCCATCTCTTCTGTCCCATGTTCTGCAAGAAGGTCCACATTCACAAATTCAAAATCACGGAAAATTGAGCTAAATCATAGCAAAATTAGGAAGCAAATAATCACAACAGTTTACCTTATATCAAGAGATTCCAGTAACCCAATCCAGGAATCTCAGAACCCGAAAAAACTGAGGATCAAAGCAAGCGATCGGTCGATGATCGGAGACTATCTCCCGCTATGAAATTAGCGGCGACTTATATAAGAGGAGCGTGATTGATATGCGATGACGACTCTCgcgaaggaggaggaggaagaaacgTCGAAGCGATAcgaatcatttttttaatttaaattccACCTTCATCCTTTAATACGCAAAGATGTCGGAGAGAAAGCGTCTTAGCCTCTTACCAAGGGTATTAGTGGAATTTCAGTTGTAGCTTGTGTCATAGATTCGAGTTCTGAGCTGTCGTTTGCGTGATTCGGCGAGATATATGGATAAGGCAGTTAAACTACGTATCAAAATTTGACCTAATGTTGAGCCCATGGGCCTTTTTGGCCCATTAGTCCAAAGCGGGATCTCAAGTGGCGGGAAATTATATATAAGCAACGTGGCACATCTGAAGCCGTTAGATTTAGATCTCTCGAATCAACGGGGTTAAAACCGTCTCTCCAAAGGTACAGTCGTTTCAAACGTCCGTCTTAAAGAACCCTCGATCTCGGCCGAAATCAGGGATCTCAGAGAGGCGTTGTGGCGATGGCGAGAGCTTCGAATCGGGAAGTTTCTTCAGACGAGGCTTACTCTTCGTCGGAAGAGGATGAGCGAGTTAACGATCAGGTCAATGTGGAAGAAGACGATGAGGAGCTCCAAGCCGTTGCTCGCTCGGCGGACTCCaacgaggaagaggaagaggttgCCCCCGACGAAGCACTCGTATCTGACGATGAGGTCGTCCCTGTAGAAGATGATGCCGATGAGGTACCTCTGTTCGCCCTTTTCGATTCGCATTATCATGTTCGCTGTGAATTTGCTCgaaatcttaaattttaatttagcCACGATTAAGGTTTCCTTTGGTATTTCTCTGATGTGACTCCTGAGGATATTTGGTAACgctttttatgattttatggGCATCTGtaggatgaagaagatgacGAGAAAGCTGAAATCAGGAAACGTGAGAAGGCTAGGCTTAAAGAGATGCAGAAGATGAAGAGGCAGAAAATTCAGGAAATTTTGGACGCACAAAATGCTTCCATAGATAAAGACATGGTAAGCTGGTAAATAATTTGTTAGGATTTTAGCTGTTTGTCTTTTACATCCCCAGGCATTGAAAAATCTCAATCGTTCTTTGTTTGTAGAACAACAAAGGAAAAGGGAGACTTACTTATCTTCTGCAGCAAACTGAGTTGTTTGCACATTTTGCTAAAAGTGAACCATCTTCGTCTCAGAAGAAGGGGAAAGGAAGGTGTGTTGCATTGTAAATAATCTCAAAATATATTATGGTCATTCATTGGGACGTTTCATGAAATATGATAAGTACACAGTCTCATGGCTTACTTATTGGGTTTCACTTTGTCTTCAGGGGACGTCATGCTTCCAAATTAactgaagaagaggaagatcaAGAATGTttaaaggaagaagaaggtggTATTTCTGGATCTGGAGGCACACGATTGCTCACACAACCGTCTTGTAAGTACTTGTATTTTGCTCTTTTTTATCTAGAATGGCGCACAAGTCTTATTGCAAGCACTGAACAGAAGTTATAATAGGATATGAAACCTTACGCTCACTTTTCTAACGCATGTTATACGTATTACCTCAGCGGCTACCTCATAGTGTCTAGGTTTACTGGGTAAATTCGGTTGAATTTTAGAGTTCTGACCTTCGTAATATTCATATGACAGGTATTCAGGGGAAAATGAGAGATTACCAATTGGCTGGTTTAAACTGGCTCATTCGGCTGTACGAGAATGGCATAAATGGAATTCTTGCAGATGAAATGGTAAACTACTGCATAACTAAGCTAAGGGTTTTCAGCTCTCTATTTTCTCGGATGCTAATCATTACCTCATTTTTGTTCCATGGTCTAGGGTCTGGGGAAGACACTTCAAACAATTTCGTTGCTCGCTTACCTGCATGAATTCAAGGGAATTAATGGCCCTCATATGATTGTTACTCCAAAATCAACCATTGGTAACTGGATGAATGAAATTCGTCGATTTTGTCCTGTCCTGCGCGCCGTGAAATTCCTTGGTAATCCTGAGGAAAGGGTGAGTCACAAATGCTTTGCCATTTCATGGTTGTATTTATGTGTGCTCGCTAGGATTCTGAAATATACGTTAAACAATGCAGAGATATATCCGTGATGAACTGCTTGTTGTGGGTAAATTCGACGTTTGTGTCACAAGCTTTGAGATGGCTATCAAAGAGAAGACATCCTTGCGTCGCTTTAGCTGGCGTTACATAATTATTGATGAAGCACACCGAATCAAGAATGAGAATTCACTTCTTTCAAAAACGATGAGACTTTTTAGTACCAATTACCGGCTTCTTATCACGGGAACCCCCCTTCAGGTATTTGTTCAATCTATTTAGAATAATTACCAACCTTTTTCATGATTATTTGAACATTGTTGTTTTTATTGTGCATTCTTTATACATGCTTCTTATGTCCTTTGTACTTATGACTGTTTCAGATAATACTGTTCTCATTTGATatgttcatatttgtttcttataTACAGAATAATCTCCATGAATTGTGGGCTCTTCTCAATTTTCTTCTGCCAGAGGTTTTTAGTTCAGCAGAGACTTTTGATGAGTGGTTTCAAATTTCTGGTGAAAATGACCAGCAAGAAGTTGTTCAACAGCTTCATAAGGTATGTATTCGTGGTTAATCGATTTTAATTTCTAAGTTGTTATGCTTATCGCTTACTCTTATCTTTTTAGGTTCTCCGACCATTTCTTCTTCGGAGGTTAAAATCAGATGTAGAGAAAGGCTTGCCTCCAAAAAAGGAGACGATACTTAAGGTTGGCTTGTCGCAGATGCAAAAACAGTACTACAAGGCGCTACTGCAGAAAGATCTTGAAGTGGTTAATGGTGGGGGAGAACGCAAACGTCTGTTGAACATAGCAATGCAATTGCGCAAATGCTGCAATCACCCTTATCTCTTTCAGGGTGCAGAGCCTGGCCCCCCTTATACCACAGGGGATCACCTTGTAACAAATTCAGGTATGAATTGCATTCAAATTTTATACTGTAGCCATTTAATGTCTTAGTAATTTCTGTTGCGATTCTTGTTTCCAGGTAAGATGATTCTCTTAGACAAATTGCTACCTAAGTTGAAAGAACGCGATTCAAGGGTTCTGATATTTTCTCAGGTAGGACTTAACACAACAAATAATGGTTCCTTCCTTTGTTTCCTTTTGTTTGAGTGCTATTCTTTTTGTTCTCTTATTCTAATGATTTCGCTCGTCTGTATCAGATGACAAGGCTTTTGGATATTCTTGAAGATTATATGTTGTATCGTGGTTACCAGTACTGCCGTATTGATGGAAATACTGGTGGTGACGAACGAGACGCTTCCATAGAAGCCTACAACAAGCCAGGAAGTGAgaaatttgttttcttgttaTCCACTAGAGCTGGAGGGCTTGGTATCAATCTTGCTACTGCAGATATTGTGATCCTGTATGATAGTGACTGGTAAGCTTTTTCTTGTCGATTGTAGTGTAAGaatattttcttcttgcttAATGTGGTGGGCGGAATCTCGCAGGAATCCCCAAGTTGACTTGCAAGCTCAAGATCGTGCACATAGGATTGGTCAAAAGAAAGAAGTTCAAGTATTCCGGTTCTGCACAGAAGTTAGTCTTCTACACATGTATATTAAGTATGAAAAGCATCCAGAacctaaaactaattttgtattggCCATTTACAGAATGCTATTGAGGAAAAAGTGATTGAAAGAGCTTACAAGAAATTGGCACTTGATGCTCTGGTAATTCAGCAAGGGCGATTGGCAGAACAGAAAAGTAAGTGTTTGTCTACTGAGGTTGTAAAATGTATAGGCGCGTCTTGTATGGATTTTCATTCTcttattgttttgtttcttttctataCTTTTCAGCTGTTAATAAGGATGAGTTACTCCAAATGGTTAGATATGGTGCTGAAATGGTGTTCAGTTCTAAAGATAGCACAATTACGGATGAGGATATTGACAGAATCATTGCCAAAGGAGAAGAGGCAACTGCTGAACTTGATGCGAAAATGAAGAAGTTCACTGAAGATGCAATACAGTTTAAAATGGATGACCGTAAGCATCTCATGTAACCCTTTGTGTTATTTTTAATGGCAACTCCCTTGCATGGCTAATGTGATTTGCGGTTTGTTGCAGCTGCTGACCTATATGATTTTGACGATGATAATAAGGTACTCTTGCATACTCTGCTTACGCACCTGCACTATTTTGAATAATCTTTTGTACTAAATTTATATCTTTATTGTTTGGTAGGATGAGAACAAGTTGGATTTTAAGAAGATTGTGAGTGAGAATTGGAATGATCCaccaaaaagagaaagaaagcgCAAGTAAGTATttacttctctttttttttgttatgtgaTTTATCATGtcttcctcaacaacatccaACCTCAAATACTTACTTTTATGTACCTACCCTTCAGCTACTCTGAAAATGAATACTTCAAGCAAACATTGCGACAAGGTGCTCCGGCTAAACCCAAAGAGCCTAGAATTCCGCGCATGCCCCATTTGTAAGTACCATTTTCCTGGATGATATTTTTATCCTATATATCTAATTTTCTTTTCCATCCCCCAGGCATGATTTCCAGTTCTTTAACACACAGAGATTGACCGAGCTGTATGAAAAGGAAGTGCGACACCTTATggttgtttttttatttgaaagatCTATCGACTTATCATGTCATTTATGCAATTTTTAGTTTAAAGGTGTTTTAGGGTGTGA includes the following:
- the LOC103845817 gene encoding probable feruloyl esterase A isoform X1: MGQKRWMFLLAIFSVLLSFTSGRGVLKLKSDDDRHVYNHTLTLTLVEYASAVYVSDLTELFNWTCERCNGLTKGFEVIEIIFDVEHCLQAYVGVAKDLNAIIIAFRGTQEHSIQNWVSDLFWKQLDLNYPDMPDAMVHHGFYSAYHNTTLRPAVLGAVQRAKISYGANINIIVTGHSMGGAMAAFCGLDLVVNEGEENVQVMTFGQPRVGNAAFASYYSLLVPNTFRITHEHDMVLHLPPYYHIFPQKTYHHFPTEVWVRDLGFSSLVLASVEKVCDNTGEDPTCSRSVVGNSISDHLKYFGIDLRCETWRQCTIVMSHEMDRFSRKDSKGNLVMSRTLPSTTVSETEALLENGSL
- the LOC103845817 gene encoding probable feruloyl esterase A isoform X2 — its product is MGQKRWMFLLAIFSVLLSFTSGRVLKLKSDDDRHVYNHTLTLTLVEYASAVYVSDLTELFNWTCERCNGLTKGFEVIEIIFDVEHCLQAYVGVAKDLNAIIIAFRGTQEHSIQNWVSDLFWKQLDLNYPDMPDAMVHHGFYSAYHNTTLRPAVLGAVQRAKISYGANINIIVTGHSMGGAMAAFCGLDLVVNEGEENVQVMTFGQPRVGNAAFASYYSLLVPNTFRITHEHDMVLHLPPYYHIFPQKTYHHFPTEVWVRDLGFSSLVLASVEKVCDNTGEDPTCSRSVVGNSISDHLKYFGIDLRCETWRQCTIVMSHEMDRFSRKDSKGNLVMSRTLPSTTVSETEALLENGSL
- the LOC103845818 gene encoding ISWI chromatin-remodeling complex ATPase CHR17, translated to MARASNREVSSDEAYSSSEEDERVNDQVNVEEDDEELQAVARSADSNEEEEEVAPDEALVSDDEVVPVEDDADEDEEDDEKAEIRKREKARLKEMQKMKRQKIQEILDAQNASIDKDMNNKGKGRLTYLLQQTELFAHFAKSEPSSSQKKGKGRGRHASKLTEEEEDQECLKEEEGGISGSGGTRLLTQPSCIQGKMRDYQLAGLNWLIRLYENGINGILADEMGLGKTLQTISLLAYLHEFKGINGPHMIVTPKSTIGNWMNEIRRFCPVLRAVKFLGNPEERRYIRDELLVVGKFDVCVTSFEMAIKEKTSLRRFSWRYIIIDEAHRIKNENSLLSKTMRLFSTNYRLLITGTPLQNNLHELWALLNFLLPEVFSSAETFDEWFQISGENDQQEVVQQLHKVLRPFLLRRLKSDVEKGLPPKKETILKVGLSQMQKQYYKALLQKDLEVVNGGGERKRLLNIAMQLRKCCNHPYLFQGAEPGPPYTTGDHLVTNSGKMILLDKLLPKLKERDSRVLIFSQMTRLLDILEDYMLYRGYQYCRIDGNTGGDERDASIEAYNKPGSEKFVFLLSTRAGGLGINLATADIVILYDSDWNPQVDLQAQDRAHRIGQKKEVQVFRFCTENAIEEKVIERAYKKLALDALVIQQGRLAEQKTVNKDELLQMVRYGAEMVFSSKDSTITDEDIDRIIAKGEEATAELDAKMKKFTEDAIQFKMDDPADLYDFDDDNKDENKLDFKKIVSENWNDPPKRERKRNYSENEYFKQTLRQGAPAKPKEPRIPRMPHLHDFQFFNTQRLTELYEKEVRHLMQTHQKTQMKDTVEADEPEEVGDPLTAEEVEEKEQLLEEGFPTWSKRDFNSFIRSCEKYGRNDIKSIASEMEGKTDEEVERYAQVFQERYKELNDYDRIIKNIEKGEGRISRKDEIMKAIGKKLDRYRNPWLELKIQYGQNKGKLYNEECDRFLVCMVHKLGYGNWDELKTAFKTSPLFSFDWFVKSRSSQELARRCDTLIRLIEKENQEHDEAERRARRDKKLAKNATPSKRASGSQANESPTFVKKRKQLSMDDFVTSGKRRK